The following are encoded in a window of Mycobacterium vicinigordonae genomic DNA:
- a CDS encoding mechanosensitive ion channel family protein, with translation MTINTTYSAMSLATAAQRWHDFWRGHIGEWILTRGLRVAMLIIAAMLAARFVNWVAQRVTRQLDEGFAESDALVRSEATKHRQAVASVISWVSIVLISIVVIMQIADVLQFSVGGLVAPATVLGAALGFGAQQLVKDLLSGFFIIVEKQYGFGDLVSLTVSGIAAEARGTVENVTLRVTRLRSSDGELYTIPNGSIVKTINLSKDWARAVVDIPVSTNADLNRVNEVLHQECERALDNPLLGELLLDAPTVMGVESIEINTVTLRLVARTLPGKQFEAGRQLRVLVIRALARAGIVTAADATVGVVDDAGISDPSEVTEPEKAADQVKQR, from the coding sequence ATGACGATTAATACAACGTATTCAGCCATGAGCCTCGCCACGGCGGCGCAGCGCTGGCACGACTTCTGGCGCGGCCACATCGGGGAGTGGATCCTCACTCGGGGCCTGCGGGTCGCCATGCTGATCATCGCCGCGATGCTGGCCGCCCGGTTCGTCAACTGGGTGGCCCAACGGGTAACCCGCCAACTCGACGAGGGTTTCGCCGAAAGCGACGCACTGGTGCGCTCGGAGGCGACCAAGCACCGGCAGGCGGTCGCGTCGGTGATCTCGTGGGTATCGATCGTTCTGATCTCGATCGTGGTGATCATGCAGATCGCCGACGTGCTGCAGTTTTCCGTCGGTGGCCTCGTCGCGCCGGCCACTGTATTAGGTGCGGCACTCGGTTTCGGTGCCCAACAGCTGGTGAAGGACCTACTTTCGGGCTTTTTCATCATCGTCGAGAAGCAGTACGGCTTCGGTGACCTGGTATCGCTGACCGTGTCGGGGATCGCGGCCGAAGCGCGGGGCACCGTGGAGAACGTGACCTTGCGGGTCACTCGGCTGCGCTCCTCGGACGGCGAGCTGTACACCATTCCCAACGGCTCGATCGTCAAAACCATCAACCTGTCCAAGGACTGGGCACGCGCCGTGGTGGACATCCCGGTGTCGACCAACGCCGACCTCAACCGAGTCAATGAGGTGTTGCACCAGGAATGCGAGCGCGCCCTGGACAACCCGCTGCTGGGGGAACTGCTACTGGACGCACCCACTGTGATGGGGGTGGAGAGCATCGAGATCAACACCGTCACCCTGCGGCTGGTGGCCCGCACGCTGCCGGGCAAGCAGTTCGAGGCCGGTCGCCAACTACGGGTGCTGGTCATCCGGGCGCTCGCCCGGGCAGGAATCGTCACCGCTGCGGATGCGACGGTCGGGGTCGTCGACGACGCCGGGATCAGTGACCCCAGCGAGGTGACCGAACCCGAGAAGGCCGCGGATCAGGTGAAGCAGCGATGA
- the ftsE gene encoding cell division ATP-binding protein FtsE gives MIALEHVTKQYKSSARPALDDINVKIDKGEFVFLIGPSGSGKSTFMRLLLAAETPTSGDIRVSKFHVNKLRGRNVPKLRQVMGCVFQDFRLLQQKSVYDNVAFALEVIGRRADTINRVVPEVLETVGLSGKANRLPHELSGGEQQRVAIARAYVNKPLVLLADEPTGNLDPDTSKDIMDLLEKINRIGGTTVLMATHDHNIVDAMRQRVVELSLGRLVRDEQGGVYGMDR, from the coding sequence ATGATTGCCCTGGAACATGTCACCAAGCAGTACAAATCGTCGGCGCGTCCGGCCTTGGATGACATCAACGTCAAGATCGACAAGGGTGAGTTCGTCTTCCTCATCGGTCCATCGGGTTCGGGCAAGTCGACGTTCATGCGGCTGCTTCTGGCGGCGGAGACACCGACGTCCGGTGACATCCGGGTGTCGAAGTTCCATGTCAACAAGCTGCGCGGCCGTAATGTGCCCAAGTTGCGGCAGGTGATGGGCTGCGTCTTCCAGGACTTCCGGTTGCTCCAACAGAAGTCTGTGTACGACAACGTCGCGTTCGCGCTGGAGGTCATCGGCCGGCGCGCCGACACCATCAACAGGGTGGTGCCGGAAGTGCTTGAGACGGTGGGTCTGTCGGGCAAGGCCAACCGGCTGCCTCATGAGCTGTCCGGCGGCGAGCAGCAGCGGGTGGCGATCGCCCGCGCGTACGTCAACAAGCCGTTGGTGCTGCTGGCCGACGAGCCCACCGGCAACCTGGACCCGGACACCAGTAAGGACATCATGGATTTGTTGGAGAAAATCAACCGCATCGGCGGGACGACGGTCCTGATGGCCACCCACGACCACAACATCGTGGACGCGATGCGCCAACGTGTGGTCGAGTTGTCGCTGGGCAGACTGGTTCGCGACGAGCAGGGTGGCGTCTACGGGATGGATCGCTAA
- the ftsX gene encoding permease-like cell division protein FtsX yields MRFGFLVNEVLTGLRRNVTMTIAMILTTAISIGLFGGGLLMVRLADKSRAIYLDRVETQVFLTEDISANDPDCSGAVCKALRNKIESRQDVKAVRFVNQEAAYTSAMKKFPEFKEYAGKDSFPASFIVKLNSPDQHTEFAAAMEGQPGVRGTLNEKQLIDRLFAVLDGLSNAAFAVALVQAIGAVLLIANMVQVAAYTRRTEIGIMRLVGASRWYTQLPFLVEAVFAATIGVVIAILGLIAVRAWFLEDALSEFYNAHLIARVDYGDIFFPVSLILLALGVAMSGLTAYTTLRLYIRR; encoded by the coding sequence GTGCGCTTCGGATTTCTGGTCAACGAGGTTCTTACGGGGCTTCGCCGCAATGTCACCATGACGATCGCGATGATCCTCACGACGGCGATCTCGATCGGTCTGTTCGGCGGCGGTCTGCTGATGGTTCGGCTCGCCGACAAATCGCGGGCCATCTATCTGGACCGCGTCGAGACGCAGGTGTTCCTCACCGAGGACATCTCGGCCAACGACCCCGACTGCAGCGGTGCGGTGTGTAAGGCGCTGCGCAACAAGATCGAGAGCCGGCAGGACGTCAAGGCGGTGCGGTTCGTCAACCAGGAAGCCGCCTACACCTCGGCGATGAAGAAGTTCCCGGAGTTCAAGGAATACGCCGGCAAGGACTCCTTTCCGGCGTCGTTCATCGTCAAACTCAACAGTCCCGACCAGCACACCGAATTCGCCGCTGCGATGGAGGGCCAGCCCGGCGTGCGCGGCACCCTCAACGAGAAACAGCTGATCGACCGGCTGTTCGCGGTGTTGGACGGCTTGAGTAATGCTGCGTTCGCGGTGGCGCTGGTACAGGCGATCGGGGCCGTCCTGCTGATCGCCAACATGGTGCAGGTAGCCGCCTATACGCGAAGAACCGAGATCGGCATCATGCGATTAGTGGGCGCCAGCCGCTGGTATACCCAGTTGCCGTTCCTGGTGGAGGCGGTGTTCGCCGCGACGATCGGGGTGGTGATTGCGATCCTGGGCTTGATCGCGGTGCGCGCGTGGTTCCTCGAAGACGCGCTAAGCGAGTTCTACAACGCCCACCTGATCGCCCGAGTGGACTACGGTGACATCTTCTTCCCGGTATCGCTGATCCTGCTGGCACTGGGGGTGGCGATGTCGGGGTTGACGGCCTACACCACGCTGCGCCTCTACATACGGCGGTAG
- the smpB gene encoding SsrA-binding protein SmpB: MAQKSQSKRRADGRQIIASNRKARHNYSILEVFEAGVALQGTEVKSLREGHASLVDAFATVDDGEIWLRNVHIPEYRHGSWTNHEPRRNRKLLLHRRQIDTLIGKIREGNYALVPLSMYFFEGKVKVELALGRGKQAHDKRQDMAKRDAQREVVRELGRRAKGMGS; the protein is encoded by the coding sequence ATGGCCCAAAAGTCGCAGTCCAAGCGACGTGCCGACGGCAGGCAGATCATCGCCAGTAACCGCAAGGCCCGGCACAACTACTCGATCCTTGAGGTGTTCGAGGCTGGCGTGGCGCTGCAGGGGACCGAGGTGAAAAGCCTCCGTGAGGGGCATGCGTCGCTGGTCGATGCGTTCGCCACGGTTGACGACGGCGAGATCTGGCTCCGCAACGTACACATCCCGGAATACCGGCATGGCAGCTGGACGAACCACGAGCCGCGGCGCAATCGCAAGCTGCTGCTGCACCGGCGCCAGATCGACACGCTGATCGGCAAGATCCGCGAGGGCAACTACGCACTGGTGCCGTTGTCGATGTATTTCTTCGAGGGCAAGGTCAAGGTTGAGTTGGCGCTGGGGCGGGGCAAGCAGGCGCACGACAAACGTCAGGACATGGCCAAGCGGGACGCGCAGCGTGAGGTGGTCCGCGAGCTGGGCCGACGGGCCAAGGGGATGGGTTCATGA
- a CDS encoding maleylpyruvate isomerase family mycothiol-dependent enzyme: MADRPLTLLDKSDVLGGLFAVWDDLDTLLNGVAETQWRAPSALAGWDVKAVVSHIVGTESFLSGVPAPEPDVDVKALDHVRNDIGALNECWVRHLRGEPGVQVLQRFRDVTAARRQVLQNMSEDEWNAQSFTPAGPDSYGRFMRIRVFDCWMHEQDIRVGLRRPPADEELDGPAARLSLDEIAGSMGFVVGKLGKAPEGSRVLLDLTGPLARSVRVSVDGRARVVDDFGDAEPTATIRVDALQFTRLAGGRPLCPARSQDVELQGDRDVAARIVENLNFVI, encoded by the coding sequence ATGGCCGACCGACCTCTGACCCTGCTCGACAAGTCCGACGTGCTCGGTGGTCTTTTCGCCGTGTGGGACGACCTGGACACGCTGCTGAACGGCGTGGCCGAGACGCAGTGGCGGGCGCCGAGCGCGCTGGCCGGCTGGGACGTCAAGGCTGTGGTGTCGCACATCGTCGGCACCGAGTCCTTCCTTTCCGGTGTTCCGGCGCCAGAACCAGACGTCGACGTCAAGGCCCTCGACCATGTGCGCAACGACATCGGCGCCTTAAACGAGTGCTGGGTGCGTCACCTGCGCGGAGAACCCGGAGTGCAGGTACTGCAGCGGTTCCGCGACGTGACCGCGGCTCGACGCCAGGTTCTTCAGAACATGTCCGAGGATGAGTGGAACGCGCAGTCCTTCACCCCCGCGGGCCCGGACAGCTACGGACGGTTCATGCGGATCCGGGTGTTCGACTGCTGGATGCACGAGCAGGACATTCGGGTGGGACTGCGGCGGCCACCTGCGGATGAGGAACTGGACGGACCGGCGGCACGGCTGTCGCTCGACGAGATTGCGGGCTCCATGGGGTTCGTGGTCGGCAAGCTCGGCAAAGCCCCTGAGGGCTCGCGGGTGCTGTTGGACCTCACCGGCCCTCTGGCGCGTTCGGTGCGGGTCAGCGTCGATGGTCGCGCCCGGGTAGTCGACGACTTCGGTGACGCCGAGCCGACCGCGACGATCCGGGTGGATGCGTTGCAGTTCACCCGCCTGGCTGGCGGGCGGCCCCTGTGCCCGGCGCGCAGTCAGGACGTGGAGCTGCAGGGTGACCGGGACGTGGCGGCACGGATCGTCGAGAACTTGAATTTCGTTATCTGA
- a CDS encoding ferritin-like domain-containing protein, giving the protein MTATDTTRLLAQLRTLLDLTNTEIQIAETRVAQARTEAVRRELQQNAGNGRERAEAIEGAIRDLGGFPDVIGPLLGRAAAVVKALTEQAQPFDEALLGDLALEDQLLDRARYAKALAVAAKAKNIENLADRLITAHSATVDWLTTVLAEDALGGPAALRRTPLQAAAGTAVKLVNLPVNWSVRGLDKAFEALRSAGPTLNELVERSGNATEIAAKALTASRDAALEAAEKVTRREGADRAADVLHYGRTAAGVLDAAELPIADYDELNVSDAIAAVKELEAPEDLRAIIAYEEAHKNRQRIVSAAQTRVAAIAQEVVGIS; this is encoded by the coding sequence ATGACTGCAACGGATACAACCAGACTGCTTGCGCAGCTGCGAACCCTGCTCGATCTGACCAACACCGAAATCCAGATCGCCGAAACCCGCGTCGCCCAGGCACGCACTGAGGCAGTACGCCGTGAACTGCAGCAAAACGCCGGCAACGGGCGTGAGCGTGCGGAAGCAATCGAAGGTGCGATCCGCGATCTGGGCGGATTCCCCGATGTCATCGGGCCGCTGCTGGGGCGCGCTGCCGCGGTCGTCAAAGCGCTAACCGAGCAGGCGCAACCGTTCGACGAGGCGCTGCTGGGTGACCTTGCACTTGAGGATCAGCTTCTGGACCGCGCGCGATACGCCAAGGCGCTGGCCGTCGCCGCGAAGGCCAAAAACATCGAGAACTTGGCGGATCGTCTGATCACCGCGCACTCGGCCACAGTCGATTGGCTGACCACGGTGCTCGCCGAAGACGCGCTCGGCGGTCCGGCAGCACTGCGCCGCACACCCCTGCAAGCCGCCGCCGGTACTGCGGTGAAGCTGGTCAACCTGCCGGTCAATTGGTCGGTCCGCGGTCTCGACAAGGCCTTCGAAGCACTCCGTTCTGCCGGACCGACGCTGAACGAACTGGTCGAACGCAGCGGCAACGCCACCGAGATCGCCGCGAAGGCGCTGACCGCGTCCCGCGACGCCGCGCTCGAGGCCGCAGAAAAAGTGACGCGCCGTGAGGGCGCTGACCGGGCGGCCGACGTGCTGCATTACGGGCGCACCGCAGCCGGTGTGCTGGACGCCGCCGAACTTCCCATCGCCGACTACGACGAACTCAATGTCAGTGACGCGATCGCGGCGGTAAAGGAGCTTGAAGCTCCCGAGGACCTGCGGGCGATCATCGCCTACGAAGAGGCCCACAAGAACCGCCAGCGCATCGTCTCGGCGGCTCAGACTCGGGTGGCAGCCATCGCCCAGGAAGTCGTCGGCATCAGCTAA
- a CDS encoding tyrosine-type recombinase/integrase, translating to MRIVVVQRSADAGETLRAPDGAASLPWSSVAQTLDRHDVPDGLPFIVDDDGSLNGCDRLNTYLLTAWRQRAYDLDSLRSFHAYHLTRLLRFIRARRRGELVDLTAATTEDMTAYRDARQAEVQDTTLATEFGCFSSFFYFAVEVGWMAKDPIPRWGRNNRNTLISHKRRDHRARFLKAAQTRHFLDIGMRGDGCDPASAPGYPERDYVYGLLLATTGLRREECAFLLDAEVPVPETMGSESIHVFDRLGKKQVVRSIYITAHVARATDLYRRTERHRVVQAAQRGLRTKIRDGSLLVVDDLIERRGKLYVATGSQRIPLVRFTNKDRAKAVRFRDDGTIDPLALFVSRSGLPPGLERWNQLFADARDRVRQSGHPEQPPRHVHVTPHTMRHSYAVRMLAALMKEGRSRAGDPYLLLANPVLTVKELLGHASVQTTMHYLHAAETWTEDVPAALAGTAADVVGHTDSDPGPDPESIEDDWESDVDLVDGDVQ from the coding sequence ATGCGGATAGTCGTCGTCCAGAGAAGCGCCGATGCGGGCGAAACACTGCGCGCTCCCGACGGCGCGGCATCGCTGCCGTGGTCATCAGTTGCGCAGACGCTCGACCGGCACGATGTCCCCGACGGACTGCCGTTCATCGTCGACGACGATGGCTCACTGAACGGTTGCGACCGACTCAACACCTACCTGCTGACCGCGTGGCGTCAACGCGCCTACGACCTCGACAGCCTCCGGAGCTTCCACGCCTACCACCTCACGCGGCTGCTGCGGTTTATCCGAGCGCGCCGTCGCGGGGAATTGGTGGACCTCACCGCGGCAACGACTGAGGACATGACGGCTTACCGCGATGCCCGCCAGGCGGAAGTCCAAGACACCACACTGGCTACGGAATTCGGCTGCTTCTCCTCGTTCTTCTACTTCGCAGTCGAGGTCGGCTGGATGGCGAAAGATCCGATCCCTCGCTGGGGCCGCAATAACCGCAACACCCTGATTTCCCACAAGCGGCGCGATCACCGCGCACGATTCCTTAAGGCGGCCCAGACCAGACACTTCCTGGACATCGGCATGCGCGGTGACGGCTGCGACCCGGCGAGTGCGCCCGGCTACCCCGAACGGGACTACGTGTACGGGCTGTTGCTCGCAACTACCGGTCTACGCCGTGAGGAGTGTGCATTTCTCCTCGACGCCGAGGTGCCGGTCCCGGAAACGATGGGATCCGAGTCCATCCACGTCTTCGATCGGCTGGGCAAGAAGCAGGTGGTCCGATCCATCTACATCACCGCGCATGTAGCCCGCGCCACCGACCTCTACCGCCGGACGGAACGGCACCGGGTCGTGCAGGCGGCCCAACGCGGCCTCCGGACCAAGATCCGCGACGGCTCTCTGCTGGTGGTCGACGACCTGATCGAGCGGCGGGGAAAGCTCTATGTCGCCACAGGCTCCCAGCGCATTCCGCTGGTCCGTTTCACCAACAAGGACCGGGCCAAAGCCGTTCGCTTCCGCGATGACGGAACCATCGATCCACTTGCGTTGTTCGTCTCCCGCAGTGGACTCCCACCCGGTCTCGAACGCTGGAACCAACTCTTCGCTGACGCGCGAGACCGAGTCCGCCAATCCGGCCACCCGGAACAACCGCCCCGCCACGTTCACGTCACGCCGCACACGATGCGGCACTCGTACGCGGTCCGGATGCTGGCCGCGCTCATGAAAGAAGGGCGATCCCGGGCAGGAGACCCGTACCTGCTGTTGGCAAACCCTGTACTGACCGTCAAGGAACTGCTCGGCCACGCCAGTGTGCAGACCACCATGCACTACCTCCACGCCGCAGAAACATGGACCGAAGACGTTCCGGCCGCCCTCGCGGGAACCGCAGCCGACGTCGTAGGACACACCGATTCCGATCCCGGCCCGGATCCTGAGTCCATCGAGGACGACTGGGAATCAGACGTCGATCTCGTCGACGGAGACGTTCAATGA
- a CDS encoding ABC-three component system protein, translating to MHDDIAWEQAGTPAELKQLKLHVSALRNLTDASDDMWRTLRVWMDNARPGDPYGPILTLVTNSSAGADSAAALLRDTDRDVPAAVAKLERTARDSKSKETKAAREQFLKLTPAERMAFVGRIFVADRSPDIDGVNQEVAERLRPGAPTEQFDTYLDLVWAWWAATSIAMLKGDRGPVQVEEMLTVLERIRDQFTRDNLPLLVDADEVDVNSVLQQHEGRSYVYQLTILDVLPRQLQKAILDYQRAYLQDTRWLDVHLVDYDELEKFSKRLVDEWERAFDHMRSELPDGASDDEKRRAGRNLLHTLSNSTVSIRARFQDPFHARGKRHELADLHKIGWHPDFEEHLAKFLLEGA from the coding sequence ATGCATGACGACATCGCGTGGGAGCAAGCCGGTACGCCAGCCGAGCTGAAACAGCTGAAGCTTCATGTTTCGGCTTTGCGCAACTTGACCGATGCGTCAGACGACATGTGGCGCACCCTGCGAGTGTGGATGGATAACGCACGTCCAGGGGATCCGTACGGGCCGATCCTCACGCTCGTCACCAACAGCAGTGCGGGAGCAGATTCCGCGGCCGCTCTTCTCCGTGACACCGATCGCGACGTCCCAGCGGCCGTCGCCAAGCTTGAACGCACCGCACGCGACTCCAAATCTAAGGAGACCAAGGCCGCCCGTGAGCAATTCCTCAAGTTGACGCCTGCTGAACGGATGGCTTTTGTCGGTCGAATATTTGTCGCCGACCGGTCGCCGGACATTGATGGGGTGAACCAGGAGGTGGCCGAACGTCTTCGGCCCGGCGCGCCAACTGAGCAGTTCGATACATATCTCGACTTGGTCTGGGCCTGGTGGGCCGCAACCTCCATAGCGATGCTCAAGGGTGACAGAGGGCCGGTGCAGGTGGAGGAGATGCTCACGGTTCTCGAACGCATCCGCGATCAGTTCACCCGCGATAACCTCCCGCTGCTGGTTGACGCGGACGAGGTTGACGTAAATTCAGTTCTCCAGCAGCACGAAGGTCGGTCGTATGTTTATCAGTTGACGATTCTCGACGTGCTACCCCGCCAGCTGCAAAAGGCGATTCTCGACTACCAGCGGGCATACCTCCAAGACACTCGGTGGCTCGACGTGCACTTGGTCGACTATGACGAATTGGAGAAGTTCTCCAAACGGTTGGTGGACGAGTGGGAGCGGGCCTTCGACCACATGCGGTCTGAGTTGCCCGACGGCGCCAGTGATGATGAAAAGCGCAGAGCCGGCCGGAATCTCCTCCACACGCTGAGCAATTCGACCGTGTCGATCCGGGCTAGGTTTCAGGATCCTTTCCACGCTCGCGGCAAACGGCATGAGCTAGCCGACCTTCATAAGATCGGGTGGCATCCGGATTTTGAGGAGCATCTGGCAAAGTTCCTACTCGAAGGCGCCTAA
- a CDS encoding three component ABC system middle component, whose product MATIIAAAASQYESRGGSRMPFELSYLAAPLVLHRDTRAALPVRVDSHLAKWVTAHEVLAAGFGARAKALAEPVREGLRFGLRIGAIELDGGRIAGSFRSRTPAKIGDIGEIVKKAGFVGRWFTQIESSATAFALLGVEV is encoded by the coding sequence ATGGCCACCATCATTGCAGCTGCCGCGTCCCAATATGAGAGCCGAGGTGGGAGCCGCATGCCTTTCGAGCTGTCGTATCTCGCAGCGCCACTTGTCCTACACCGTGACACGCGGGCCGCGCTTCCAGTGCGTGTCGACTCCCATCTCGCCAAGTGGGTTACAGCCCACGAGGTTCTAGCTGCGGGATTCGGTGCGCGGGCGAAGGCACTGGCCGAACCTGTTCGTGAGGGCCTACGGTTCGGTCTCCGTATCGGAGCGATCGAGCTTGATGGAGGAAGAATTGCGGGCAGCTTCCGATCCCGCACGCCTGCAAAGATTGGTGACATCGGCGAAATAGTGAAGAAGGCTGGTTTCGTCGGACGATGGTTCACTCAGATCGAGTCGTCTGCCACCGCGTTTGCACTCCTCGGTGTGGAAGTCTAG
- a CDS encoding DUF3732 domain-containing protein produces the protein MDDRALLLDRAESERDFADAVELHAGRLTSLELLPAAENVEAEHNACPVCGSGLDVSDPTATALAERLQELRSELTLLEAAPESRRRVLIAIETEADRLRQELGAVEAAVAALDAADQTARAQREADAAKNYTRGRIGAFLEVITENAGGSLERLRRNLAMANQRVDQLLAELNPDEDREQLLSRLNIIGRTMTDLARRLELEHVENGVRLDLANLTVVTDTSNGPLPLQRIGSAANWIGYHLVTHLALHQFFVENDRPVPRFLMIDQPTQAFYPSDSAKNEGAVNDADRTAVLAMFTVMRDVVEALTPRMQVIVSDHADLADEVWFQDAVRHRWREGIRLIPTEWLGDEDEAAPSPSADES, from the coding sequence ATGGACGACCGAGCCCTGCTCCTAGACAGGGCCGAGTCTGAACGTGATTTCGCGGACGCGGTCGAACTGCATGCCGGGCGACTCACCAGTCTTGAACTCCTCCCCGCAGCAGAGAATGTCGAGGCTGAACACAACGCATGCCCGGTCTGCGGCTCCGGCTTGGATGTGTCCGATCCGACCGCGACCGCGCTCGCTGAACGGTTGCAGGAGCTGCGAAGCGAGCTGACGTTGCTCGAGGCCGCTCCCGAGTCTCGGCGGCGGGTACTGATAGCCATCGAAACTGAGGCCGATCGCCTTCGCCAAGAGTTGGGCGCCGTGGAGGCTGCCGTTGCTGCCCTCGACGCCGCAGACCAAACGGCACGCGCGCAGCGTGAGGCGGACGCGGCCAAGAACTACACCCGCGGCCGGATAGGCGCTTTTCTCGAAGTCATCACCGAGAACGCCGGGGGATCTCTCGAACGCCTTCGTCGCAACTTGGCCATGGCAAACCAGCGGGTCGACCAATTGCTCGCAGAGCTCAATCCAGATGAAGACCGGGAACAGTTGCTGTCCAGACTCAACATAATCGGCCGCACGATGACCGACTTGGCTCGGCGCCTCGAGCTTGAGCATGTCGAGAACGGTGTGCGCCTTGACCTCGCAAACCTGACGGTTGTGACTGATACGAGCAACGGCCCGTTGCCGCTCCAGCGCATCGGCAGCGCCGCGAACTGGATCGGCTATCACCTCGTGACACACCTAGCGCTTCATCAGTTCTTCGTCGAGAACGATCGCCCTGTGCCGCGATTTCTGATGATCGATCAGCCGACGCAAGCTTTTTATCCGTCGGACAGCGCGAAGAATGAAGGAGCTGTGAACGATGCCGACCGCACCGCCGTGCTGGCCATGTTCACCGTGATGCGAGACGTGGTAGAGGCGTTGACGCCGCGGATGCAGGTCATCGTGAGTGATCACGCTGACCTCGCTGACGAGGTGTGGTTTCAGGATGCAGTACGACATCGGTGGCGCGAAGGTATCCGTCTCATACCCACCGAATGGCTGGGGGACGAAGACGAGGCTGCACCTTCCCCATCGGCCGATGAGAGTTAG
- a CDS encoding DNA polymerase beta superfamily protein — MTAAGPVEGVYKNRHATSRHRDIAEANTVLCTQVGSGLHGVTIAGTDDRDEMGVCIEPPDCVIGLRQFEQYQYRTQPEGVRSGADDLDLVIYSLRKWTRLAAAGNPTVLLLLFAPEAEIVKIADPGRDLRRHPELFLSRDCGRRFIGYLDAQRDQMLGLRSKHTNRPELIDVHGFDTKFAYHAVRLGIQGLELITTGRITLPMPEPSRSWLYDLRVGKVDKQTVLDAIENARNELVACTDKSDLPDHCDYDKLNRWLVDTYNNWWQR, encoded by the coding sequence ATGACCGCGGCCGGCCCTGTGGAAGGCGTCTATAAGAACCGCCACGCCACCAGCAGGCACCGTGACATCGCGGAGGCCAACACCGTGCTCTGCACCCAGGTCGGCTCAGGCCTGCACGGTGTGACGATCGCGGGCACCGACGACCGCGACGAAATGGGCGTCTGCATAGAACCGCCCGACTGCGTCATCGGGCTACGGCAGTTCGAGCAATACCAGTACCGCACCCAGCCCGAAGGTGTCCGATCTGGCGCAGACGACCTCGACCTGGTCATCTACAGCTTGCGCAAGTGGACGCGGCTCGCGGCCGCCGGCAACCCGACCGTACTGTTGCTGCTGTTCGCCCCGGAGGCCGAGATCGTCAAGATCGCTGATCCCGGCCGCGATCTGCGCCGGCACCCCGAACTGTTCCTGTCGCGCGATTGCGGACGCCGGTTCATCGGCTACCTCGACGCTCAGCGCGACCAGATGCTAGGCCTACGTTCCAAGCACACTAATCGACCCGAACTCATCGATGTACACGGCTTCGACACGAAATTCGCCTACCACGCTGTGCGTCTGGGCATCCAGGGCCTCGAGCTGATCACCACGGGGCGGATCACGCTGCCGATGCCGGAACCGTCACGAAGCTGGCTCTATGACCTGCGGGTCGGCAAGGTCGATAAGCAGACGGTTCTGGACGCGATCGAGAATGCGCGCAACGAACTGGTTGCGTGCACCGACAAGTCGGATCTGCCGGACCATTGTGACTACGACAAGCTGAACCGCTGGCTGGTCGACACCTACAACAACTGGTGGCAAAGATGA